The DNA window GACATATCGCCGAGGAAGACCAAGGGGGCTATCACTTGGGTCTCGCGAAGCTTCTCCAGGCAGGAAACGGAGTGAAAAGCAGGTGCAACGGGTACACCGGCAAGAATTTCACCACAAACTCATCAGGACGCAACACAATCGTCAAGAGAACGATATGATCGGCCGCTACGCTGTGTGCAATGATCAGACGTTCTTCTCGTTTTCCTGCTCCCGCAGCATGCCTAGCGCTACTGCTGGCTGTAAGTTGTAGTCTCTGGGCCCAGTTCGATACGGCTACTGTAGTTGGCACCATCCGTGACGCTACCGGTTCTGCCATCACAGATTCCGACATTACCCTTCTCAACCAAGGCACTGGCTCGATTGCCAGAACCAAGACCGACTCCGGTGGCAATTTCACCCTGACCAATGTCAGAATCGGCACTTACACCGTAACCGCCGAAGCCAGGGGTTTCTCGAAGGCCGTGGCCAAGGATATTGTCGTCAATGTCAACGCCCGCCAGCGCGTCGACCTCATGCTCGCCATCGGAACGGTGGCCGAGACGGTTGAAGTGACCAGTGCCGCGGCTCTCCTCGATACCGATTCGAGCAAACGCAATCAGGTCATCAATGGCACCGCAATCGTCGAGCTGCCGCTGAACGGCCGCGCTTACAGTGACCTCGCGTTGCTCACTACGGGTGTGGTGAAGTCGCCCTCCTCAGGTAGCCGCGAAGGCTCTTTCAATGTCAACGGGCTTCGCAGCACCTATAACAATTACATTCTCGATGGCATCGACAACAATGCCTACGGCACCAGCAACCAGGGCTTCCAGAACCAGGTGGCACAACCCTCGCCCGACTCGATCGTCGAGTTCGAAGTGATCACCAATAACTACAGCGCCGAATATGGCCGCAGCGGCGGCGCGACGATCAACGTCGCGATGCGCTCCGGCACTAACGGCTTTCATGGCACGGCCTATGAGTTCCTGCGCAACACCTCGCTGAACGCAGCGAGCTATACCTTCGGTCAACGCCCCTCGAATTTCCGCAAGCCGACTCTCAACCAGAACCAGTTCGGCGCCACCTTCAGTGGCCCGATTGTCAAGAATCGCGTGTTCTTCTTTACCGACTATGAGGGGCTGCGCAACATCCAGCGCAACCGCAGCTTCTCCAGTTTGCCGACGCTGAACGACCGGCTGGGCATTCTGCCCGTGACAGTACGCAACCCGCAGACGGGCAAGATCTATCCGGCAAACACCCAGATTCCGAAGGCGGACATCTCGCCTTTTGCCTATCGAGTGTTGAATGACCTGCCTGGCCTCACCGCTGCGGGACGCTCGAATAACTATGAGCAACTCTCGCGCGATAAAGCGTATGCCGATAAGTTCGATGCGAAGATCGATGGCCAGATCAGCAGCCACCAGTCCGCGTTTCTGCGCATCAGCCAGAGCAAGCGCAATCAGTATCAGGATTCCACCTTTCCAGGCCCTTCGGGTGGCAACGGCACTACGCTCTGGGTACTGAATCAGCAGGCAGCAGCAGCCTACACCTGGACGTTGAGCCCGACCTCGGTGCTCGAAGGACGCTTCGGTGTTTCGCGCACGAATGCCGGCAAGAAGCCGCCCTTTCTCGGCGGGGCAGACATGGAGGCCGCCTATGGAATCGTCGGGTTGCCCAAGGACCCGGTGCTCTCTGGCGGACTGCTCCCGATCCAGCTTTCGGGCTTTACCGGCCTCGGACGCCAGTCCACCATTCCGCAGTTTCAGAATCCGCTTAGCTTCAACTCAAAGCTCAACTATTCGAAGATCTTCAACCGGCACTCGATGAAGTTCGGCTATGAGAATGTTGTGATCCGCACCCAGGTTCTGGACGTGAATCCGATGTACGGGAACGATCAGTATCTCGGCGCCTTCAGCCGACCGACCTGCGCGCAACTCGGCCAGGACGCGAGTTGTAGCATCGCCGCTGACGCCGCCAGCTATTCCCTCGCCGACTTCCTGTTCGGCCAGAGAAGCGCCTTCTCCCTGTCCACCAATGTGATCGGCAACTATCGTCAGCATGAGCACTTCCTATACGTGCAGGACGACTTCAAGGTGAGCTCGAAGCTGACGCTCAACCTGGGACTGCGCTGGGAGTTCGCAACGCCGCGTTGGGAACGAGACAATGCACTGTCGAACTTTGATCCCACCACGCGTACGATGCTGCTGGCAAAGAATGGCAGCATCTATGACCGCGCGCTCGTGAATCCCTACTACAAGGACTGGGCGCCGCGTCTCGGTTTTGCCTACAATGCCTTCTCAAAGACTGTCTTCCGCGGCGGCTATGGCATCAGCTATGTGCACCAGAACCGCATGGGCTCGGGCGACTTGCTCGGCATTAACGGCCCCCAAGTGGTGATCGCGCAGATCCAGCAGACAGACCCGACCTCGCCCACCTTCCGCAATACGGACCAGGGCTATCCACTCGATATGGCTTCGCCTTCGAAGTTCAATCCGCAGACCTCGAACGTCCTCTACATGCCGAAGGATACGCCCGACCCCCGCGTGCAGAGCTGGTATGTCTCCGTGCAGCGCGAGCTTGGCTGGAACCTGGTTCTCGATATCGGCTACATTGGCAACTATGGCGTCAACCTGCCGGTGATGGGGGATTACAACCAGGCGGCTCCCCAACCTACACCGACCTCGAACCTTTCGCTCAATGCCCGCCGCCCGATTCAGGGCTTTGGCGCGGTGAGCTGGTTTAACACTGGCGGTTTTAGTGACTACAACGGCCTTCAGGTAAAGTTGCAACGCCGCTTCGCCAACGGCTTACACTTGCTCAACTCGTTCACATATTCAAAGACGATGGACAACAGCACGCAGGCGCTTGATGATCGCAACGGCAACCAATCGAGCGTGCAGGATATTCATAACCTGGCGGCCGAGAAGGCCGCATCGACCTACGATCAGAAGTACGTCGACGTTCTGAGCCTTGTGTATCAGCTTCCTTTTGGCAAGGGCCAGAAGTATGGAGCCTCCATGCCGACCGTCGTCAATCATGTTCTCGGTGGTTGGGAACTGACCGTGATTAACAACGCGATTTCGGCGCCTCCGATCAATCTTCGCGCGTGGAGCGGATCTGTTCCGTCGCAGTTCCAGACAGTGGGCAATCTCCCCGCGTGGAAGGGGGGCGAAGCGTTCCGTCCGAATATCACGGGTCCAATCGTTGCGGAGGGGAGCGCCAAGACGGTGGACAACTTCTTCAACAAGGACAACATCCAGCTTCCGACCGACCCGACGAAGCCCTTCGGCAATGCCGGCCGTAACATTGCCCGTGCCTTTCCGTTGAACCAGATGGATCTTGGTCTGTTCAAGAACTTCGCGCTGCCGCGTGAAGGGATGCGCCTCCAGTTCCGCTCCGAGTTCTTCAACGCACTCAATCACACCAACTTCACCGCACCCAACGGTGATCGTTCGAGCGCGGCATTCGGTACGGTGCGTGGCACCTTCCAGCCCCGCCAGATTCAGTTCGCACTGAAACTAACCTTCTAAGCGCAAGCAAACAGTTGCAGGGGAACGCGCCGCGTTTTTCTGGGTTTCGAGTGGGCCGCTCCTTCGGGAGCGGCCCACTTTTTGTTGACTGTCACTTCGCACGTGTATGACCAGCGGCTGTGGACAAGTCTCCACTTTCTCCAAGCTTCGCGAGATTGCACGTCAAGAGTACAGTAGCTCTTGGGATCGATCCTTCGACGCACTTGCGGCGGAACGGGTCAAAATACGTCAGCTCCGGCACGCTGAGGTCAAGCGAACCAGATCGAACCGAATCCATCGATCGAGCCGGGATCTTCTTTCTGGTTTCGAAGGTCGTATGCGCTGGCGAAAATCAGCGGCGCGCGAAGAGAAAAGTCAGCCCATCCTAAAGCGGCGGAGCGCCACTTGTGCAGCCCACAACGCCGTGACAGTGCGAGAAGGATGATCTCTCCAACCAGTTCTGCCGCCTGCGGCTATTCTTTAATAAAAAAGGCCGCCCCGGAAGGAGCGGCCTTTGGACTTGGAGCGTCTACTGGCGAGGGAAGAGATCGGGGTTGTCGGTGAACAAGCCGTCAACGTGGTATTCGGTGACGTACTTGCGCATCGCGGCAGACAGATCGGCTGGCTTGTCGGGCAGCGCCGCGTACATCCTTTCGATCTGCTTTTGCATCTCGATGGGCAGGTTCGGGTACTGCGTCTTTGCCGGGCGGAGCAGGAAGGTGTAGGGAACTACGGAGAGACCGGCCTCATGCGCCTGGGCGACGATTTCGGGCTTTCGGTCAACGATCATGGTGCTGGGCGCGATGCCGGTAGCGAAGGTCTTGAGTTCCTTCAGGTTTTCGGGTGTGAGCCAGCGGTTCACCTGGGCTTCCGAGCCCATCAGGAAGCTACGCGGAACGCCGGGAAGCAGCTTGGCCAAACGGCGCAGGCTGTCTTCTTCGAACACCTGCAGGTGAACGACCGGGCGGCCTTTGAACATTCTCACTTGCCCGTTGGCGTCAATGAGATCGTGCTTCTTCAGTGCATCGGCGACGGCCTTCTCGAGATCGATGCCTTTCTCAAGCAGGCGGCCGGGGTTCTTGAGTTCCGGGAAAAAACCTGCCTTTCCTTTGACAATCGCAACGGCTTCGTCAAAGGTGAGTACCTTCAGGCCTTTGTACTTGGGATCGAACCAGGAGCCTGCGTCGAGCTGCTTGATTTCAGCGACGGTGAAGTCTTCGATGTACCAGTGCTTAGTGGTTTTGCCGTTCCTCGTGACGTTGGTGAAGCGGTCCGGGAAGAGTTCTTCCACATTGGTGACGCGCTCGAGCGAGGGGTCATGCGAGCAGATGAGGACGCCATCCTTACTGAGGGAAAGGTCTTGCTCGACGTAATCGGCTCCTTGCTGGATCGCAAGGCGATAGGCTTCGACGGTATGCTCGGGCACGTATGCTGAGGCGCCTCGATGCGCGATGAGATAGGTCGCCGGAGGAGCTGCCTGCAAGAACAGGCTGCCAAGGGTCAGACCCAGCAGGAAGAGGGAGGATGAGTGTGGATTGGGGAAATGCACGCTTCATGCTAGCGGGCTGAGATTACGAGAGCGTGAACGGAATTGAAGACCTTTGATGTGCTGGGGAGAAACATAGATCGCAGTCTATCGGTCTCAAGAGACGTGGATCTGTATGTGGAAAATTGAGGAGGAAAGTGAATGGTGGCCAGGGAGGGATTTGAACCCCCGACACGCGGATTTTCAGTCCGCTGCTCTACCAACTGAGCTACCTGGCCGTTTCTGGCGGGGAATCTTTAGATTACCATGAAGCCAGCGCGGAGCCAACTGCGTCACTCTTTTTGTTGCAGGCTTCTTTCTATGTTGATCCAGATTCTCGTCCCCGTCCTCCTCTTCGCCCAACAGTCTCCGGCTCCCAAGCCGGACCCCGACGATCCAGGCCCTCCTGTGGTCAAGCGCGGTCCGAATGCAACCCACAAGGCACCTACCAATAAGGGCCCCAATATCATCTCGGGCGACCCTCCCGCTTCTGAAATTGGCACTGCAAAGCCGGTGGATCCCAATGCGACAGAACCTCGTGATCCTGAAGCAAAGATCGACCCGAAGAAACCCATCATCGACATCTCCGCCAGTATCCCCCGTACTCGTGTCAACGACCCGCTCATCAATCGCGCTTCCGAAGCTTCCTCCGACTACAACGCCACTCTGCCCAACTTCTTATGCGATGAGATTGTCCTGCGCATGATGAGCAACGCGAAGCCTCCCAAGTGGAAAAAGGAAGATAAGGTCGAAGTGGAGGTGATGTATGTGGACGGGAAGGAGGACTATCGCAATGTCCGGATCAATGGCAAGGTCCTGAAGTCCGGCTCCCCAGAAGACTCAGGCTCCTGGTCGACCGGCGATTGGGGCACACTGCTGATGGACGTGTTGCACCCCTCCACTGATGCTGCCTTCAAGAAGCGGGGCAAGGACAAAATTGCCGGTATCGATTGTGACATCTACGACTTCACGGTCGAGAAGTCGAACTCACACTGGGTGATTCGCTATGGCAAACCCATCAAGCCTGCCTACAAGGGGGCTATCTGGATTGATCATGAGGGCGCGCGCGTGCTTCGGATCGAGATGCAAGGCCGCCAACTCCCACAGGACTACGAACTGGACGCCGTCGAGACGATGGTGGAATACGGCTGGGTCACGATCAAGGACAAGAAGTATCTGCTTCCCACCAAGAGTGAGAATCTCGCCTGCTGGCGCTACACGAATCGTTGTGCGATGAATGAGCTGGAATTCAAGAACTACCGCCGCTTCTCTACGGAGTCGTCGATCTCGACAACAGAATCAGAGATCAGCTTCGAGGACAAAGAAGCTGCTAAGCCTGTTCCTCCGAAGCCGGCAACGACGAAAAAGAAGAACTAGCAGCGGAGTCTCAACAGGTCTTGCCTCTCTCGTAGTGTCCGGACTCGTGTGTGGTATGAGCCCGTTAGATTGGTGGAGCCAGAGCAGACCGGCGAATTTCGGTAACTGGCTCTTAGTCCTGTCTGAGTGACCGCAAGTGCGGGAGTATCAGATTTCATGAAATGACCCCGCTGGTGAGGCTGGTGCGAACTGGATCCCGATAGCGATGGTAGTGGCTGGCCGTTCATCCGCATAAAGGACTGAGGAAGCAGTTCGAGAATGATCCTCGATGGCGACGCTGGGCTGCTTTTTGAGTTGCGGTGATTGCCAGTGATTTGAGGAGACGGGCTGACACTGCGGTCAGGTGGGGCCAGTCCTAAGGCCGGCCCGGAAATGAAGTTGGCTGTGACCCGGCCTTACGAGACGCTCTCTTTTGTCACGAACTGGAGGCATGCCGGGCCGCGGAGCCGATACGGGCAAGAACTGCGATCTACCAAGCCTGCCCAACTTGGGAAAACGATACTGAGGGGCGATGTTGGAGCAGGCTGCGGCCCGCTCCAATATCCAACCAGCTTCTGTCAGAGTTCTCCAGTCGTCAGCCTTGGCGCGCTCCGCATCCCAGTTCCCAATTAGACCGTGGCGAGGGCGGCGAGTTCCTGGCCTGTTGCCTCTTCCACCTCACGGTGTAACGAGTTGCCATGGGAGTCCATGGTGACGATCGCCGCAAAGTCGTGGACGTCCAGATGCCACATCGCTTCTGGAATGCCAAACTCCATCAGATCGACTCCCGCCACTTGCTGCACGGTCCGCGCATAGAATTGCGCCGCGCCGCCAATGCCGTTCAAGTACACCGCGCCAAATTGCTGCAGCGCTGCACTGGTTTTGGCACCCATGCCGCCCTTGCCGATCACCGCACGCACACCGTACTTCTCGATAATCGTCGCTTGATAGGGCTCCTCGCGGCTGGAGGTTGTGGGGCCTGCGGCTTTCACCTGCCAAGTCTCTCCGGTCTTCAGCATCACCGGACCGCAGTGATAAATGATCTGCCCGTTCAAGTCCATCGGGGGCGGCGTTTTCATCAGGTGCGCGTGGACCGCATCGCGGCCAGTATACACGCGGCCCCGGATCAACACGACGTCACCGACTTTCAACTCGCGCACCTGAGCTTCCGTAATCGGCGCGGTCAACACCACTTCTCTTCCGCTCAAGGGGAAGCCGCT is part of the Bryobacter aggregatus MPL3 genome and encodes:
- a CDS encoding TonB-dependent receptor yields the protein MIRRSSRFPAPAACLALLLAVSCSLWAQFDTATVVGTIRDATGSAITDSDITLLNQGTGSIARTKTDSGGNFTLTNVRIGTYTVTAEARGFSKAVAKDIVVNVNARQRVDLMLAIGTVAETVEVTSAAALLDTDSSKRNQVINGTAIVELPLNGRAYSDLALLTTGVVKSPSSGSREGSFNVNGLRSTYNNYILDGIDNNAYGTSNQGFQNQVAQPSPDSIVEFEVITNNYSAEYGRSGGATINVAMRSGTNGFHGTAYEFLRNTSLNAASYTFGQRPSNFRKPTLNQNQFGATFSGPIVKNRVFFFTDYEGLRNIQRNRSFSSLPTLNDRLGILPVTVRNPQTGKIYPANTQIPKADISPFAYRVLNDLPGLTAAGRSNNYEQLSRDKAYADKFDAKIDGQISSHQSAFLRISQSKRNQYQDSTFPGPSGGNGTTLWVLNQQAAAAYTWTLSPTSVLEGRFGVSRTNAGKKPPFLGGADMEAAYGIVGLPKDPVLSGGLLPIQLSGFTGLGRQSTIPQFQNPLSFNSKLNYSKIFNRHSMKFGYENVVIRTQVLDVNPMYGNDQYLGAFSRPTCAQLGQDASCSIAADAASYSLADFLFGQRSAFSLSTNVIGNYRQHEHFLYVQDDFKVSSKLTLNLGLRWEFATPRWERDNALSNFDPTTRTMLLAKNGSIYDRALVNPYYKDWAPRLGFAYNAFSKTVFRGGYGISYVHQNRMGSGDLLGINGPQVVIAQIQQTDPTSPTFRNTDQGYPLDMASPSKFNPQTSNVLYMPKDTPDPRVQSWYVSVQRELGWNLVLDIGYIGNYGVNLPVMGDYNQAAPQPTPTSNLSLNARRPIQGFGAVSWFNTGGFSDYNGLQVKLQRRFANGLHLLNSFTYSKTMDNSTQALDDRNGNQSSVQDIHNLAAEKAASTYDQKYVDVLSLVYQLPFGKGQKYGASMPTVVNHVLGGWELTVINNAISAPPINLRAWSGSVPSQFQTVGNLPAWKGGEAFRPNITGPIVAEGSAKTVDNFFNKDNIQLPTDPTKPFGNAGRNIARAFPLNQMDLGLFKNFALPREGMRLQFRSEFFNALNHTNFTAPNGDRSSAAFGTVRGTFQPRQIQFALKLTF
- a CDS encoding glycerophosphodiester phosphodiesterase family protein is translated as MHFPNPHSSSLFLLGLTLGSLFLQAAPPATYLIAHRGASAYVPEHTVEAYRLAIQQGADYVEQDLSLSKDGVLICSHDPSLERVTNVEELFPDRFTNVTRNGKTTKHWYIEDFTVAEIKQLDAGSWFDPKYKGLKVLTFDEAVAIVKGKAGFFPELKNPGRLLEKGIDLEKAVADALKKHDLIDANGQVRMFKGRPVVHLQVFEEDSLRRLAKLLPGVPRSFLMGSEAQVNRWLTPENLKELKTFATGIAPSTMIVDRKPEIVAQAHEAGLSVVPYTFLLRPAKTQYPNLPIEMQKQIERMYAALPDKPADLSAAMRKYVTEYHVDGLFTDNPDLFPRQ